A DNA window from Euwallacea fornicatus isolate EFF26 chromosome 17, ASM4011564v1, whole genome shotgun sequence contains the following coding sequences:
- the LOC136344322 gene encoding uncharacterized protein isoform X1, whose amino-acid sequence MIEVNKKVKEKRPLYSLKEDQKILRYILDGNHQNFIKGDSIWKKMEMERVCDFRSWQSMKNRFMRNILAHKNRPEYGLTHKEIQSLENINQSTAVPDPKKNCVSIYNCDSPLVIKRKCDTWEDRSGKRKSETQDDGSTKRRSDTQEHRSAKSVPIPRTIRYNSIYSVEEDKELINHFLHNCTFLQDAPYENNGWKKLEAENICPGRNWQSMKNRFIRYIYPSIINPIYNLSEEEIAWITNCFSSKPDLAKFNKHSSFVEISSSSDESLDVLQIKSDASVSPDSKSSHEVEATSTSRAQFCGKSAHVSHSEKVLNPFAKSAFALLKKSQRNRLANKIKVNNKGSASPKKTIHVASSSKNRERVESHVTPNDSNDFVDGINEVEILRASSSDTDECNVTPPNDFYSIAMKWTDSDTS is encoded by the exons ATGAttgaagtaaataaaaaagtaaaagaaaaaaggccGCTATATTCATTAAAGGAGGACCAAAAAATTCTGCGTTATATTCTAGATGGTAATCATCAAAACTTCATTAAAGGAGATAGCATTTGGAAGAAAATGGAGATGGAAAGGGTATGTGACTTCAGAAGTTGGCAGAGTATGAAGAATCGGTTTATGAGAAACATCTTAGCACATAAAAACAGGCCTGAATATGGTTTGACTCATAAAGAGATACAGtccttagaaaatataaatcaatcGACTGCTGTACCTGACCCTAAAAAAAACTGTGTGAGTATCTATAACTGTGATTCTCCATTGGTTATAAAAAGGAAGTGTGACACATGGGAAGACAGAAGTGGCAAAAGAAAGAGCGAAACACAGGATGATGGGAGCACCAAACGTAGGAGTGACACACAGGAACATAGGAGCGCTAAGTCTGTCCCAATACCAAGGACTATAAGATACAATTCAATATACTCAGTTGAAGAAGATAAGGAgttaattaatcattttttgcaCAATTGTACCTTCTTGCAAGATGCACCATATGAAAATAATGGTTGGAAAAAACTTGAGGCAGAAAACATCTGTCCAGGACGAAATTGGCAGAGCATGAAAAATAGGTTTATAAG atACATTTATCCATCAATCATCAATCCAATCTATAATTTAAGTGAAGAAGAGATCGCTTGGATAACGAATTGTTTTTCTTCCAAACCAGACTTAGCAAAGTTCAACAAACACAGTTCTTTTGTAGAAATATCGAGTAGTTCTGATGAATCACTGGATGTATTGCAAATTAAATCAGATGCAAGTGTTTCACCCGATTCTAAATCTAGTCATGAAGTCGAAGCAACTTCAACTTCACGCGCTCAATTTTGTGGAAAGTCAGCACACGTATCACATAgcgaaaaagttttaaatccGTTTGCTAAATCAGCATtcgctttattaaaaaaatctcaaaggaATCGtcttgcaaataaaataaaggtgAATAACAAAGGTAGTGCCAGTCCTAAGAAGACAATTCATGTTGCATCAAGTAGCAAGAACCGAGAGCGAGTAGAGTCTCATGTTACGCCGAATGATTCCAATGATTTTGTAGACGGTATAAATGAAGTGGAAATTTTGAGGGCATCTTCCTCTGACACTGATGAATGTAACGTAACCCCTCCCAACGATTTTTATTCTATTGCCATGAAGTGGACAGATAGTGACACCTCCTAA
- the LOC136344322 gene encoding uncharacterized protein isoform X3, translated as MEMERVCDFRSWQSMKNRFMRNILAHKNRPEYGLTHKEIQSLENINQSTAVPDPKKNCVSIYNCDSPLVIKRKCDTWEDRSGKRKSETQDDGSTKRRSDTQEHRSAKSVPIPRTIRYNSIYSVEEDKELINHFLHNCTFLQDAPYENNGWKKLEAENICPGRNWQSMKNRFIRYIYPSIINPIYNLSEEEIAWITNCFSSKPDLAKFNKHSSFVEISSSSDESLDVLQIKSDASVSPDSKSSHEVEATSTSRAQFCGKSAHVSHSEKVLNPFAKSAFALLKKSQRNRLANKIKVNNKGSASPKKTIHVASSSKNRERVESHVTPNDSNDFVDGINEVEILRASSSDTDECNVTPPNDFYSIAMKWTDSDTS; from the exons ATGGAGATGGAAAGGGTATGTGACTTCAGAAGTTGGCAGAGTATGAAGAATCGGTTTATGAGAAACATCTTAGCACATAAAAACAGGCCTGAATATGGTTTGACTCATAAAGAGATACAGtccttagaaaatataaatcaatcGACTGCTGTACCTGACCCTAAAAAAAACTGTGTGAGTATCTATAACTGTGATTCTCCATTGGTTATAAAAAGGAAGTGTGACACATGGGAAGACAGAAGTGGCAAAAGAAAGAGCGAAACACAGGATGATGGGAGCACCAAACGTAGGAGTGACACACAGGAACATAGGAGCGCTAAGTCTGTCCCAATACCAAGGACTATAAGATACAATTCAATATACTCAGTTGAAGAAGATAAGGAgttaattaatcattttttgcaCAATTGTACCTTCTTGCAAGATGCACCATATGAAAATAATGGTTGGAAAAAACTTGAGGCAGAAAACATCTGTCCAGGACGAAATTGGCAGAGCATGAAAAATAGGTTTATAAG atACATTTATCCATCAATCATCAATCCAATCTATAATTTAAGTGAAGAAGAGATCGCTTGGATAACGAATTGTTTTTCTTCCAAACCAGACTTAGCAAAGTTCAACAAACACAGTTCTTTTGTAGAAATATCGAGTAGTTCTGATGAATCACTGGATGTATTGCAAATTAAATCAGATGCAAGTGTTTCACCCGATTCTAAATCTAGTCATGAAGTCGAAGCAACTTCAACTTCACGCGCTCAATTTTGTGGAAAGTCAGCACACGTATCACATAgcgaaaaagttttaaatccGTTTGCTAAATCAGCATtcgctttattaaaaaaatctcaaaggaATCGtcttgcaaataaaataaaggtgAATAACAAAGGTAGTGCCAGTCCTAAGAAGACAATTCATGTTGCATCAAGTAGCAAGAACCGAGAGCGAGTAGAGTCTCATGTTACGCCGAATGATTCCAATGATTTTGTAGACGGTATAAATGAAGTGGAAATTTTGAGGGCATCTTCCTCTGACACTGATGAATGTAACGTAACCCCTCCCAACGATTTTTATTCTATTGCCATGAAGTGGACAGATAGTGACACCTCCTAA
- the LOC136344322 gene encoding uncharacterized protein isoform X2, whose protein sequence is MHNGSSLKPQTRTILSHITNGNHQNFIKGDSIWKKMEMERVCDFRSWQSMKNRFMRNILAHKNRPEYGLTHKEIQSLENINQSTAVPDPKKNCVSIYNCDSPLVIKRKCDTWEDRSGKRKSETQDDGSTKRRSDTQEHRSAKSVPIPRTIRYNSIYSVEEDKELINHFLHNCTFLQDAPYENNGWKKLEAENICPGRNWQSMKNRFIRYIYPSIINPIYNLSEEEIAWITNCFSSKPDLAKFNKHSSFVEISSSSDESLDVLQIKSDASVSPDSKSSHEVEATSTSRAQFCGKSAHVSHSEKVLNPFAKSAFALLKKSQRNRLANKIKVNNKGSASPKKTIHVASSSKNRERVESHVTPNDSNDFVDGINEVEILRASSSDTDECNVTPPNDFYSIAMKWTDSDTS, encoded by the exons ATGCATAACGGAAGTTCTCTGAAACCACAAACTAGAACCATTTTATCACATATTACAA ATGGTAATCATCAAAACTTCATTAAAGGAGATAGCATTTGGAAGAAAATGGAGATGGAAAGGGTATGTGACTTCAGAAGTTGGCAGAGTATGAAGAATCGGTTTATGAGAAACATCTTAGCACATAAAAACAGGCCTGAATATGGTTTGACTCATAAAGAGATACAGtccttagaaaatataaatcaatcGACTGCTGTACCTGACCCTAAAAAAAACTGTGTGAGTATCTATAACTGTGATTCTCCATTGGTTATAAAAAGGAAGTGTGACACATGGGAAGACAGAAGTGGCAAAAGAAAGAGCGAAACACAGGATGATGGGAGCACCAAACGTAGGAGTGACACACAGGAACATAGGAGCGCTAAGTCTGTCCCAATACCAAGGACTATAAGATACAATTCAATATACTCAGTTGAAGAAGATAAGGAgttaattaatcattttttgcaCAATTGTACCTTCTTGCAAGATGCACCATATGAAAATAATGGTTGGAAAAAACTTGAGGCAGAAAACATCTGTCCAGGACGAAATTGGCAGAGCATGAAAAATAGGTTTATAAG atACATTTATCCATCAATCATCAATCCAATCTATAATTTAAGTGAAGAAGAGATCGCTTGGATAACGAATTGTTTTTCTTCCAAACCAGACTTAGCAAAGTTCAACAAACACAGTTCTTTTGTAGAAATATCGAGTAGTTCTGATGAATCACTGGATGTATTGCAAATTAAATCAGATGCAAGTGTTTCACCCGATTCTAAATCTAGTCATGAAGTCGAAGCAACTTCAACTTCACGCGCTCAATTTTGTGGAAAGTCAGCACACGTATCACATAgcgaaaaagttttaaatccGTTTGCTAAATCAGCATtcgctttattaaaaaaatctcaaaggaATCGtcttgcaaataaaataaaggtgAATAACAAAGGTAGTGCCAGTCCTAAGAAGACAATTCATGTTGCATCAAGTAGCAAGAACCGAGAGCGAGTAGAGTCTCATGTTACGCCGAATGATTCCAATGATTTTGTAGACGGTATAAATGAAGTGGAAATTTTGAGGGCATCTTCCTCTGACACTGATGAATGTAACGTAACCCCTCCCAACGATTTTTATTCTATTGCCATGAAGTGGACAGATAGTGACACCTCCTAA